The following are encoded together in the Blautia obeum ATCC 29174 genome:
- a CDS encoding IclR family transcriptional regulator → MAVKSAERVFRIFELLEQSPEGLTNKEVSSLLGFAPSSTLALLQTMEENGYLSADEQKRYYLGGRLMSLGAVAASRIDLNKIGTPYLKKLMQTVEETCFLGVLSGDEIVYIAKENCERTITTNASIGSRKPVYCTGLGKAFLAFLPEKESSQIIDRIELKAFTEHTVTDKLELKKEIAQFRNQGYAVDNQEIEQGLWCMAVPIYDNTGHMKAAISVSGLKQRMVEKKELLKTEMLKTARDLSRDLGYYKEELK, encoded by the coding sequence AAATCAGCGGAAAGAGTTTTTAGGATTTTTGAATTATTGGAACAAAGCCCGGAGGGCCTGACGAATAAAGAAGTAAGCAGCCTTCTGGGGTTTGCTCCAAGCAGTACGCTTGCACTTTTGCAGACGATGGAAGAGAATGGTTATCTGTCAGCAGATGAACAGAAAAGATATTATCTTGGAGGCAGACTGATGAGCCTTGGTGCAGTTGCCGCATCCAGAATTGATCTGAACAAGATCGGTACGCCATATCTCAAGAAACTTATGCAGACAGTGGAAGAAACCTGTTTCCTTGGAGTTCTTTCCGGTGATGAGATTGTTTATATTGCGAAAGAAAACTGTGAACGTACCATTACCACAAATGCGAGTATTGGATCCAGAAAACCTGTATACTGTACAGGACTTGGAAAAGCATTTCTTGCGTTTCTTCCGGAAAAAGAAAGCTCTCAGATTATTGACCGCATTGAACTGAAAGCATTTACAGAGCATACGGTTACAGACAAACTGGAACTTAAGAAGGAGATCGCACAGTTCCGCAACCAGGGATATGCAGTAGATAATCAGGAGATTGAACAGGGACTGTGGTGTATGGCCGTGCCAATCTATGACAATACCGGCCATATGAAAGCTGCGATCAGTGTATCTGGTCTGAAACAGCGAATGGTAGAAAAAAAGGAACTTTTAAAAACTGAAATGTTAAAAACAGCCCGTGATCTGTCAAGAGATCTGGGATATTATAAGGAGGAATTAAAATGA
- a CDS encoding dihydrodipicolinate synthase family protein, protein MKRLCGVNPPVITIFDEHHKVDIEASKRQADFLISKGVDGLAYLGTSGEFSIMTVEEKKNFINEMIKYVNGRVNVIVGVGDTCLENTMDLLKFVEQAGADGVLLINPYFSVYSTDMVEAYFGYVASHTSLPIIIYNFPDLTGYCFNADVVARIVKANPNVVGIKDTIADFNHVLSMQKVKEINPDFSVFSAYENQAMGLLVCGVDGFINATANFAPEYTVNTYQSAKRGDFNEAAKWFNKMVEAMDIYAYSTPLFLACKQAMYYRVLHHDGQERLPALSLDATAKANVYNKMRDLELL, encoded by the coding sequence ATGAAAAGATTGTGCGGAGTGAATCCACCAGTGATCACTATTTTTGACGAACATCACAAGGTTGATATTGAAGCCAGCAAACGCCAGGCAGATTTTCTGATCTCAAAAGGTGTTGATGGTCTTGCTTATCTGGGAACATCCGGTGAGTTCAGTATCATGACTGTTGAAGAAAAGAAAAACTTCATCAATGAGATGATCAAATATGTAAATGGACGCGTAAATGTAATCGTTGGTGTCGGAGATACCTGTCTGGAAAATACGATGGATCTGTTGAAATTTGTTGAGCAGGCCGGTGCAGACGGAGTACTTCTGATCAACCCTTATTTCAGTGTATACAGTACAGACATGGTTGAAGCATACTTTGGATATGTTGCTTCTCATACTTCGCTGCCGATCATTATCTACAACTTCCCGGATCTTACCGGATACTGCTTCAATGCAGATGTTGTAGCCAGAATTGTAAAAGCAAACCCGAATGTAGTCGGAATCAAAGATACGATTGCAGATTTCAATCATGTACTCAGCATGCAGAAAGTAAAAGAAATTAATCCGGACTTTTCTGTATTTTCAGCATATGAAAATCAGGCAATGGGTCTACTGGTATGTGGTGTGGATGGATTCATCAATGCAACTGCAAACTTTGCACCGGAATATACGGTTAATACGTATCAGAGTGCAAAACGCGGCGATTTTAATGAAGCTGCAAAATGGTTCAACAAAATGGTTGAGGCAATGGATATCTATGCATATAGCACACCTTTGTTCCTGGCTTGCAAACAGGCTATGTACTACAGAGTGCTGCATCATGATGGTCAGGAAAGACTTCCTGCACTTTCACTTGATGCAACAGCGAAGGCAAATGTTTACAATAAAATGAGAGATCTGGAACTTTTATAA
- a CDS encoding YhcH/YjgK/YiaL family protein, which produces MIMDRLERFRCYQRSVPELWDAVRFAERVQKEQLPPGKYPVGKGFAFVQEGNTRSFEEADFEVHRNYLDVQILLDGSEMWEYADRADLAVKTPYDPEADIEWLSGCGNRIQMKPGMFYLVYPDDGHKPCCHEKEQTSYRKVVVKIKIDKLLHGVPTMERTAVYGKGDRRWI; this is translated from the coding sequence ATGATAATGGATCGATTGGAACGCTTCCGTTGTTACCAGAGAAGTGTTCCGGAATTATGGGATGCCGTACGTTTTGCGGAACGTGTTCAGAAAGAACAGCTTCCTCCGGGCAAATATCCGGTTGGTAAAGGATTTGCTTTTGTACAGGAAGGGAATACAAGAAGCTTCGAAGAAGCAGATTTTGAGGTACATCGTAATTACCTGGATGTACAGATCCTTCTGGACGGATCTGAAATGTGGGAATATGCAGACCGGGCAGATCTGGCGGTAAAGACTCCTTATGATCCGGAAGCTGATATTGAGTGGCTTTCCGGGTGTGGAAACAGAATTCAGATGAAACCGGGAATGTTTTATCTGGTTTATCCGGATGACGGACATAAACCATGTTGCCACGAGAAAGAACAGACATCTTATCGTAAGGTTGTTGTGAAGATAAAAATAGATAAGCTGCTTCATGGTGTTCCAACAATGGAAAGAACAGCAGTCTATGGCAAAGGAGATAGAAGATGGATATAA
- a CDS encoding zinc-binding dehydrogenase produces the protein MDIKIDEIVKQVLSEIDTPSRPVQPKTTFVLEETPALTGREVGKTAVLDSQEDYMIKNYVLPEVGPKEILVCVEGCMISPSDVTEFLKERRAAGSSAQGQEGTGIIVKVGSENLQDAKGNVLKVGDKVIAAKKAGFGGVSTYGGRKANTVAPNGWFANYIVLPAGQQVYQVNGLDLESRLLITRSISIYTEVERMSKMCKLDADKTAVVLGCGMEGLLTVAALKTLGINKIIVIDKESEKSRAMEFGAWEFIGSHGKNGVAGVKDKIRAAAGDMADAVFICTDSPMGRNVARRFMKNSGSICEMGFLCGWRRTPIARYFEDSMPAGGRFYAARDYENCMNFLAKAAEMKLPLYKLITHRYKLEEINEAMWTVVREEGLGIAVFNR, from the coding sequence ATGGATATAAAGATTGACGAAATTGTAAAGCAGGTTCTGTCTGAGATAGATACTCCTTCCAGACCGGTGCAGCCGAAAACGACCTTTGTATTAGAGGAAACACCGGCACTGACTGGAAGAGAAGTTGGAAAAACAGCGGTTCTCGATTCTCAGGAAGATTATATGATCAAAAATTATGTTCTTCCGGAAGTCGGACCAAAAGAAATTCTTGTATGTGTGGAGGGATGCATGATTTCTCCTTCTGATGTTACGGAATTTCTGAAAGAAAGAAGAGCAGCAGGTTCTTCTGCACAGGGACAGGAAGGAACCGGTATCATCGTAAAGGTTGGAAGTGAGAATCTTCAGGATGCCAAAGGAAATGTCCTGAAAGTAGGAGACAAAGTCATTGCGGCAAAGAAAGCCGGATTTGGTGGTGTTTCTACATATGGCGGCAGAAAGGCAAATACAGTTGCACCGAATGGATGGTTTGCAAATTACATCGTATTGCCGGCCGGACAGCAGGTATATCAGGTAAACGGTCTGGATCTGGAATCCAGACTGCTGATCACGAGAAGTATTTCTATTTATACAGAAGTAGAACGCATGTCCAAAATGTGTAAACTGGATGCTGATAAAACAGCAGTTGTACTTGGATGTGGAATGGAAGGTCTTCTGACCGTGGCTGCATTAAAAACACTTGGAATCAATAAAATTATTGTAATTGACAAAGAAAGTGAAAAATCTCGTGCAATGGAATTTGGAGCATGGGAATTTATTGGTTCCCATGGAAAAAATGGTGTTGCAGGTGTGAAGGACAAGATTCGTGCAGCAGCAGGTGATATGGCAGATGCAGTATTTATCTGTACAGATTCGCCTATGGGAAGAAATGTAGCAAGAAGATTTATGAAAAACAGCGGAAGCATTTGCGAAATGGGATTTCTTTGTGGATGGAGAAGAACTCCTATAGCGAGATATTTTGAAGACAGCATGCCGGCTGGTGGAAGATTTTATGCAGCAAGAGATTATGAAAACTGCATGAATTTCCTGGCAAAAGCAGCAGAAATGAAACTTCCTCTGTATAAACTGATTACACATAGATATAAATTAGAGGAGATCAATGAGGCTATGTGGACTGTAGTACGTGAAGAGGGTCTTGGTATTGCAGTGTTTAATCGCTAA
- a CDS encoding BMC domain-containing protein has product MKYGAFGLVEVLGSCNAVMVIDQMLKTADVSFRTWNGKCGGHEVVFMSGDVSAVTAAVESVKQNPPCDIILAAVISNPSEETVRLVEEDAATHHFA; this is encoded by the coding sequence ATGAAATACGGAGCATTCGGATTAGTTGAAGTATTAGGAAGCTGTAATGCAGTCATGGTCATTGACCAGATGCTCAAGACAGCAGACGTATCTTTTCGTACCTGGAACGGCAAATGCGGTGGACATGAAGTTGTTTTTATGAGCGGTGATGTATCTGCTGTTACTGCTGCTGTAGAGTCTGTAAAACAGAATCCACCATGCGACATTATTCTTGCGGCAGTGATCTCCAATCCTTCTGAAGAAACTGTACGTCTTGTAGAAGAAGATGCTGCTACTCATCATTTTGCATAA
- a CDS encoding BMC domain-containing protein codes for MAENYNGMAVGIFELDSLAACFVALDAASKAANVKIQNVERNRLGAGACVKMRGSVSDVTAAMDAALKVAEPLTKIFSHTIIASPAHDTEPAMYMTAGK; via the coding sequence ATGGCTGAGAATTATAATGGCATGGCAGTTGGTATCTTTGAACTTGACAGTCTTGCTGCCTGCTTCGTAGCACTTGACGCTGCTTCCAAAGCAGCCAATGTAAAAATTCAGAATGTTGAGCGTAATCGTCTTGGTGCCGGTGCATGCGTAAAAATGCGTGGATCTGTATCCGATGTAACTGCTGCAATGGATGCAGCCCTTAAAGTAGCTGAGCCGCTGACAAAGATTTTTTCTCATACGATCATTGCTTCTCCTGCTCATGACACAGAACCGGCTATGTATATGACAGCAGGTAAATAA
- the arcC gene encoding carbamate kinase, with protein MYKRKRIVIALGGNALGNTLPEQMQAVKTTAKALCDLIEEGHQVVVVHGNGPQVGMINNAMAALSREDANQPNTPLSVCVAMSQAYIGYDLQNALREELRKRGFMRTPVVTVVTQVRVDENDPAFQNPSKPIGHFMTREQAEHAEKAYGYVMKEDAGRGYRRVVASPKPVEIVEQDAINSLVDANKIVICCGGGGIPVTLQGDHLKGASAVIDKDFASCLLAKELDADMLIILTAVEKVAVNFGKENEKWLDEMTVEEAQKYVDEGQFAPGSMLPKVQAAMDFASSKEGRSAMITLLEKAKDGIQGKTGTKIHI; from the coding sequence ATGTATAAAAGAAAAAGAATTGTGATTGCTCTGGGCGGAAACGCCCTTGGCAATACACTCCCGGAACAGATGCAGGCCGTCAAAACCACAGCAAAAGCCCTGTGTGATCTGATCGAAGAAGGGCATCAGGTTGTTGTTGTTCATGGAAATGGCCCACAGGTAGGTATGATCAACAATGCCATGGCAGCTCTTTCCAGAGAAGACGCAAACCAGCCAAACACGCCTCTCTCCGTCTGTGTTGCCATGAGCCAAGCATACATCGGATACGACCTGCAGAATGCGCTTCGTGAAGAGCTTCGCAAACGCGGATTTATGCGCACACCGGTCGTAACTGTTGTTACACAGGTACGTGTCGATGAAAATGATCCGGCCTTCCAGAATCCAAGCAAACCAATTGGACATTTCATGACCAGAGAACAGGCTGAACATGCAGAAAAAGCATATGGTTATGTTATGAAAGAAGATGCCGGTCGCGGATACCGCCGTGTCGTTGCTTCCCCGAAGCCAGTTGAAATCGTAGAACAGGATGCGATCAACAGTCTTGTAGATGCAAACAAAATTGTTATCTGCTGCGGCGGTGGAGGAATTCCTGTCACATTACAGGGCGACCACCTCAAAGGTGCATCAGCTGTTATTGATAAAGATTTTGCAAGTTGCTTACTCGCTAAAGAACTTGATGCCGACATGCTGATCATCCTGACTGCCGTTGAAAAAGTTGCCGTAAACTTCGGTAAGGAAAATGAGAAATGGCTGGATGAGATGACAGTCGAAGAAGCCCAGAAATATGTAGACGAAGGTCAGTTTGCACCAGGTTCCATGCTTCCCAAAGTACAGGCGGCCATGGATTTTGCCTCTTCCAAAGAAGGACGCTCTGCCATGATTACGCTTCTCGAAAAAGCCAAAGACGGTATTCAGGGCAAGACCGGGACTAAAATCCATATTTAA
- the ygeW gene encoding knotted carbamoyltransferase YgeW: MKTLQDYIDKLNKLNFKEMYNNDFFWTWDKTDEELEAVFTVADALRFMRENNISTKVFESGLGISIFRDNSTRTRFSFASACNLLGLEVQDLDEKKSQIAHGETVRETANMVSFMADVIGIRDDMYIGKGHAYQKEFMDAVTEGNKDGILEQRPTLVNLQCDVDHPTQCMADMLHIIHEFGGVENLKGKKIAMSWAYSPSYGKPLSVPQGVIGLMTRFGMDVVLAHPEGYDVMPEVEEIARKNAEATGGSFTKTNSMEEAFKDADIVYPKSWAPFAAMEKRTNLYAEGDFEGIDKLEKELLAQNAEHKDWACTEELMKTTKDGKALYLHCLPADITGVSCETGEVDASVFDRYRIPLYKEASFKPYIIAAMIMLSKFENPQDILKKLEVKAAPRIMK, encoded by the coding sequence ATGAAAACTTTACAGGATTACATCGACAAACTCAACAAACTTAACTTCAAAGAAATGTATAACAACGATTTCTTCTGGACATGGGACAAAACCGACGAAGAACTCGAAGCAGTATTTACCGTAGCAGATGCACTTCGTTTCATGAGAGAAAACAACATTTCCACAAAAGTATTTGAAAGTGGTCTTGGAATCTCCATCTTCCGTGACAACTCTACACGTACCCGTTTCTCTTTCGCTTCTGCCTGCAACCTTCTTGGTCTGGAAGTACAGGATCTCGATGAGAAAAAATCGCAGATTGCGCATGGTGAAACTGTTCGCGAAACAGCAAACATGGTATCCTTCATGGCTGACGTAATCGGTATCCGTGATGATATGTATATCGGCAAAGGACATGCATACCAGAAAGAATTCATGGATGCAGTTACTGAGGGAAACAAAGATGGTATCCTTGAACAGAGACCTACTCTTGTAAACCTGCAGTGCGACGTTGACCATCCAACACAGTGTATGGCTGATATGCTTCATATTATCCATGAATTTGGTGGTGTAGAGAACCTCAAAGGCAAAAAAATCGCTATGTCATGGGCTTACTCTCCATCTTACGGCAAACCGCTCTCTGTTCCTCAGGGTGTTATCGGTCTGATGACACGTTTCGGTATGGACGTTGTTCTTGCTCATCCAGAAGGATACGATGTAATGCCGGAAGTTGAAGAAATTGCTAGAAAGAACGCAGAAGCAACAGGCGGATCCTTCACAAAAACAAACAGCATGGAAGAAGCCTTCAAAGATGCTGATATTGTATATCCAAAGAGCTGGGCTCCTTTCGCTGCTATGGAAAAACGTACCAATCTCTATGCAGAAGGCGATTTCGAAGGAATCGACAAACTTGAAAAAGAACTTCTTGCTCAGAATGCCGAACACAAAGACTGGGCTTGCACAGAAGAACTCATGAAAACAACAAAAGACGGAAAAGCTCTCTATCTGCACTGTCTGCCAGCTGATATCACAGGTGTAAGCTGCGAAACAGGCGAAGTCGATGCATCCGTATTTGACCGTTACAGAATCCCGCTTTATAAAGAAGCAAGCTTCAAACCATATATCATTGCAGCTATGATCATGCTTTCCAAATTTGAAAATCCGCAGGATATCCTGAAGAAACTGGAAGTAAAAGCTGCACCAAGAATCATGAAATAA
- a CDS encoding YgeY family selenium metabolism-linked hydrolase: MDYGKIKEAAQNYQEDMVKFLRAIVKNPGESCDERKHIETIEAEMKKLNFDEVTIDPQGNVIGYMGSGDKILAFDAHIDTVGIGNIENWNFDPYEGYETEEEIGGRGVSDQCGGLVSAVYGARIMKDMDLIPEGYKIMVVGTVQEEDCDGLCWQYIINEDKIRPEFVVSTEPTDGGIYRGQRGRMEIRVDVKGVSCHGSAPERGDNAIYKMADILQDVRSLNENDDADETEIKGLVKMLNPKFNPDWEEARFLGRGTVTVSQIFYTSPSRCAVADSCAVSLDRRMTFGETWESCLDEIRALPSVQKYGDDVVVSMYNYDRPSYTGCKYEIECYFPTWAIPKDHKVTKALEDAYKNLYGETRLGNAETEEMRKARPLTDKWTFSTNGVSIMGRNGIPCIGFGPGAEAQAHAPNEKTWKIDLVRCAAVYAALPASYCK; the protein is encoded by the coding sequence ATGGATTACGGCAAAATCAAAGAAGCTGCTCAGAATTATCAGGAAGATATGGTCAAATTCTTAAGAGCAATCGTTAAAAATCCTGGAGAAAGCTGCGACGAAAGAAAACATATCGAAACAATCGAAGCTGAAATGAAAAAGCTGAACTTCGATGAAGTAACTATTGATCCACAGGGTAACGTCATCGGTTACATGGGATCCGGTGATAAGATTCTCGCTTTTGATGCCCATATCGATACGGTTGGTATCGGTAACATCGAAAACTGGAACTTCGATCCATACGAAGGTTACGAAACAGAAGAAGAAATCGGTGGACGTGGTGTCTCTGACCAGTGCGGTGGTCTCGTATCTGCTGTATACGGTGCCAGAATCATGAAAGACATGGATCTGATTCCGGAAGGATATAAGATCATGGTAGTCGGAACGGTTCAGGAAGAAGACTGTGACGGTCTCTGCTGGCAGTACATCATCAACGAAGACAAGATCCGTCCGGAATTTGTAGTTTCCACAGAGCCAACTGACGGTGGTATCTACAGAGGTCAGCGTGGACGTATGGAAATCCGCGTAGATGTAAAGGGTGTTTCCTGCCATGGTTCTGCTCCGGAACGTGGTGACAACGCCATCTACAAAATGGCTGATATCCTTCAGGACGTACGTTCCCTTAATGAAAACGATGACGCTGACGAAACAGAGATCAAAGGTCTTGTTAAAATGCTCAATCCAAAATTTAACCCTGACTGGGAAGAGGCTCGTTTCCTTGGACGCGGTACTGTAACTGTATCTCAGATTTTCTACACCTCTCCTAGCCGTTGTGCAGTAGCTGACTCCTGTGCGGTATCTCTTGACCGTCGTATGACATTCGGAGAAACATGGGAAAGCTGCCTGGATGAGATCCGTGCACTTCCAAGCGTTCAGAAATACGGTGATGACGTTGTTGTATCCATGTATAACTATGATCGTCCTTCCTACACAGGCTGCAAATACGAAATCGAGTGCTACTTCCCGACATGGGCTATTCCGAAAGATCACAAAGTAACAAAAGCTCTTGAAGACGCATACAAAAACCTGTACGGTGAAACCCGTCTTGGAAATGCTGAAACAGAAGAAATGCGAAAAGCACGCCCACTTACAGATAAATGGACATTCTCCACAAACGGCGTATCCATTATGGGACGTAATGGAATCCCTTGCATCGGATTCGGTCCTGGAGCAGAGGCACAGGCACATGCACCAAACGAAAAGACCTGGAAAATCGACCTCGTAAGATGCGCAGCGGTTTATGCAGCTCTGCCTGCTTCTTACTGCAAGTAA
- the dpaL gene encoding diaminopropionate ammonia-lyase, with amino-acid sequence MTEGLKWTVNHVARSDDKHLELMSEENVKKANEFHKSFPQYTVTPLQDLAELASYLGVKSIHCKDESYRFGLNAFKVLGGSYAMGRYIAKEVGKDISELPYAVLSSEELRKEFGQATFFTATDGNHGRGVAWAAKRLGQKAVVRMPKGTTKTRFDNIAKEGATVTIEEVNYDDCVRMAAAEAAKTEHGIIVQDTAWDGYEEIPSWIMQGYGTMVMEADQQLKEAGIDRPTHVFVQAGVGSLAGAVVGYFAHKYKENPPVMVVCEASAADCLYRSAMKESGDLVNVGGDLQTIMAGLACGEANTIGWDILRNHVSVFASCPDWMSAKATRIYANPLGNDPHIVSGESGSVPLGLCFTALHDEDAKDLKEALKLDENSNVLVISTEGDTDPVRYREIVWDGLYGTNESLSK; translated from the coding sequence ATGACAGAAGGTTTAAAATGGACTGTCAATCACGTTGCCAGATCTGACGACAAACATCTCGAGTTAATGTCCGAAGAGAACGTAAAAAAGGCCAATGAATTTCACAAAAGTTTTCCTCAATATACAGTAACTCCTCTTCAGGATCTTGCTGAACTGGCATCCTATCTTGGTGTTAAGAGCATCCATTGCAAGGATGAGTCCTATCGTTTCGGACTGAACGCCTTCAAAGTTCTTGGTGGTTCCTACGCAATGGGACGTTACATAGCAAAAGAAGTTGGGAAAGATATCAGCGAACTTCCATATGCGGTTCTTTCTTCTGAAGAATTAAGAAAAGAATTCGGACAGGCTACCTTCTTCACAGCAACAGATGGAAACCACGGACGCGGAGTTGCATGGGCTGCCAAACGTCTCGGACAGAAAGCAGTTGTCCGTATGCCAAAAGGAACAACGAAAACACGTTTTGACAACATTGCTAAAGAAGGTGCGACTGTTACCATCGAAGAAGTTAATTACGATGACTGCGTAAGAATGGCTGCAGCTGAAGCCGCCAAGACAGAGCATGGCATCATCGTTCAGGATACTGCCTGGGACGGATATGAAGAAATCCCGTCATGGATCATGCAGGGATATGGAACTATGGTTATGGAAGCTGACCAGCAGCTCAAGGAAGCCGGAATCGACCGCCCGACACATGTATTTGTCCAGGCAGGTGTTGGTTCTCTTGCAGGCGCTGTCGTTGGTTACTTCGCACATAAATATAAAGAAAATCCACCAGTAATGGTTGTCTGCGAAGCAAGTGCTGCTGATTGCCTGTACCGTTCTGCTATGAAGGAATCCGGTGATCTTGTAAACGTAGGCGGTGACCTTCAGACGATTATGGCCGGTCTCGCATGCGGCGAAGCAAACACCATTGGATGGGATATCTTAAGGAATCACGTTTCTGTGTTTGCATCCTGCCCGGACTGGATGAGTGCCAAAGCAACACGAATCTATGCGAATCCGCTCGGTAATGATCCGCATATCGTTTCTGGCGAATCTGGTTCTGTTCCGCTTGGTCTGTGCTTCACTGCCCTTCACGATGAAGATGCAAAAGATCTCAAAGAAGCTCTGAAACTGGATGAAAACTCCAACGTTCTCGTAATCTCCACAGAAGGTGACACCGATCCGGTTCGTTACCGCGAGATCGTATGGGATGGACTGTACGGAACAAACGAATCTTTAAGCAAGTGA
- a CDS encoding DUF1015 domain-containing protein gives MAIFQAFRALRPVSEKAADVAALPYDVVDRAEAKAIGDKNPDSFLHVDRAEMDLPDDTDLYDSKVYERARQNLLNMEKNGVMKQDETPCYYIYELTRKGKTQTGLVGCCSIDDYMKGIVKKHELTREDKEQDRIRHVDVCDANTGPIYLACRYPQQLLDLMEQWKTSHAAVYDFVADDEIGHRVWVIDGNEEIETIREQFENIPSIYIADGHHRAASAVKVGLKRREEHPDYDGTEEFNYFLSVVFPYDQLKILAYNRVVHDLNGMDEHAFIASLKFNFELMIMPGFPCKPVEKHCMGMYVGGNWYHLKAWEDVYEKKDVVGQLDVSILQKKVLTPILGIGDPRTDQRIRFVGGSHKLSELAEIADKTGGVAFAMFPTAMEDLMQIADENKLMPPKSTWFEPKLRSGLFIHKLS, from the coding sequence ATGGCTATTTTTCAGGCGTTTCGGGCATTGCGTCCTGTTTCGGAGAAGGCAGCAGATGTAGCTGCACTTCCATATGATGTGGTAGATCGTGCAGAGGCGAAAGCGATTGGAGATAAAAATCCTGATTCTTTCCTGCACGTAGATCGTGCTGAGATGGATCTGCCGGATGATACAGATCTGTATGACTCGAAAGTATATGAACGCGCAAGACAGAATCTGTTGAATATGGAAAAAAATGGTGTGATGAAACAGGATGAAACACCGTGCTATTATATTTATGAACTTACCCGTAAGGGAAAGACACAGACAGGTCTGGTTGGATGCTGTTCAATCGATGATTATATGAAGGGAATCGTAAAAAAACATGAACTTACCAGAGAAGATAAGGAGCAGGACCGTATCCGTCATGTAGATGTGTGTGATGCGAATACTGGACCGATTTATCTTGCGTGCCGCTATCCACAGCAGTTGCTTGATTTGATGGAACAATGGAAAACATCTCACGCAGCAGTATATGATTTTGTTGCAGATGATGAAATTGGGCATCGCGTGTGGGTGATCGACGGGAATGAGGAGATTGAGACGATACGTGAGCAGTTTGAAAATATCCCGTCTATATATATTGCGGATGGACATCACAGAGCAGCATCGGCAGTGAAAGTGGGACTTAAACGAAGAGAAGAGCATCCGGATTATGATGGAACAGAGGAATTTAATTATTTCCTTTCTGTAGTATTTCCATATGATCAGCTCAAAATCCTTGCATATAATAGAGTGGTGCATGACCTGAATGGAATGGATGAACATGCTTTTATTGCCAGTCTGAAATTTAATTTTGAACTTATGATCATGCCGGGATTCCCGTGTAAACCAGTAGAAAAACACTGCATGGGCATGTATGTGGGCGGAAACTGGTATCATTTAAAAGCATGGGAAGATGTTTATGAGAAGAAAGATGTAGTAGGTCAGCTGGATGTGTCTATCCTTCAGAAAAAAGTTCTTACACCGATTCTTGGCATTGGTGATCCGCGTACGGATCAGAGAATCCGTTTTGTAGGTGGCAGCCATAAGTTGAGTGAACTTGCCGAGATTGCAGATAAGACTGGTGGAGTTGCATTTGCCATGTTTCCGACGGCAATGGAAGATCTGATGCAGATTGCAGATGAAAATAAACTCATGCCGCCGAAATCTACCTGGTTTGAACCGAAACTTCGAAGCGGTCTGTTTATACATAAACTTTCATAA